From Etheostoma spectabile isolate EspeVRDwgs_2016 chromosome 8, UIUC_Espe_1.0, whole genome shotgun sequence, a single genomic window includes:
- the parp10 gene encoding protein mono-ADP-ribosyltransferase PARP10, whose product MPVESLEERTVEVLGLPAAVDEELLFLYFENKRRSGGGPLVSVEKKGDRAILVFEEAEAAAHVLSKGHHVLHNVELSVRKAASKDRCRLLLLRGINPNTSTEMIELYVENMMGLNMPDYTLYPSPGRDFILIHLSQPFSKDFQNLSAKISKRKLDGAMVTLEQPEQTDFVLVENLRPGTTPDMLTLYFESTRGGNQKVKEVTMLSESTAKVSFVNYESVDPVLGHRHKLDGADLVVTPYLDCLQPTERLTSQDSGIGSQDKTERNLEDIEMQTSPPVAAQANSQSSSPMALKPLAAEQAVEEEEVMDQTEDDDTLLSHIAIADPIKLALFQLSPFWKDTEKAHPNFTIQIKDNGVHIAGTDRQEVEQIKLAILDCFGKMAETQFTLEPEKAQFLAREDVKERLLQSMDQSGSPAMYTVSDCNVKVTSLSLNSINQANSFLKSQLSHFSIRVDTEYECMLYCREWSEFLQALSFCSVKVSEEGGEIDVFTLEGMENEKQAAIMEFLTTPIERETVISMEPGMLKYIQIHCHQLLADMAQVSIFPLEAEDVCGLKIHGPATACQMAEEVLQGVVSSICTRTITVNAPGVTRFFDENDCQSIMEEMQRKFQVYIGTNLVPWEFLPQQDIFETAWDMLSHKNFQKACLDGAPQELKSDSMQTDHNGAPGNGLLEEAKRIVSAVDERPEGGVSNSDQPDDMDGLDLYTAEEATGLDQDSCVTSVNASQCSAEGNAASGLLQQSDGALGLCSNLEEEAQLSLAIQYSMESSHWSLEDDEEQLQKALELSKKMIPHEAYSSCTDKKVVQPKNKDINVSLQDAIKAANTLQLFVFAGYPCDLMRVDIAFGKKVSQRQIEEKLEHRTLKNLSEYHRKCLEVIQRKHGVEIQIQGTIITVSGFKEYVPEGLCDVKLLLERISNSVSDREILRTVQWAYHDPATSEKIPYSPDATVFIENALRLRRKKVDILLDNQPHVINFEKMEEHNTASGKSVKVFRNLPELGDLIEDVPVEEYSLLSNLPEATRIDEESDEFQEVVKNFYETIHEYHSKIRIIQVEKLMNRLLYNQYKLKKASVLQRATYPEIERTLYHGTSEKCVKEICVHGFNRSFCGKNATVWGQGVYFAVNSALSVQEQYSPPNADGYKFVFVSKVLTGDYTRGDHSMKTAPLKETDGIPLRYDSVTDDITKPSMFVIFNDTQAFPEYLITCQRIHR is encoded by the exons atGCCTGTTGAAAGCCTGGAGGAAAGGACAGTGGAGGTGCTGGGGCTGCCTGCAGCGGTGGATGAGGAGCTGCTCTTTCTGTACTTTGAGAATAAGCGCCGCTCCGGGGGAGGTCCACTCGTCTCTGTGGAGAAGAAGGGGGACCGCGCCATATTGGTTTTTGAAGAGGCAGAAG CTGCAGCCCATGTGCTGTCGAAAGGGCACCACGTTCTGCATAATGTGGAGCTGAGTGTGAGAAAGGCGGCCTCAAAGGACCGATGtagactgctgctgctgcggggGATCAACCCCAACACCAGCACGGAGATGATAGAGCTCTATGTGGAGAATATGATGGGGTTGAACATGCCTGACTACACTCTGTATCCCTCGCCGGGAAGAGACTTCATTCTCATTCACCTCAGCCAACCCTTCTCGAAAG acTTCCAAAACCTTAGTGCTAAAATCTCCAAGAGGAAACTCGATGGGGCCATGGTAACTCTGGAACAGCCTGAGCAAACTGACTTTGTCTTAGTGGAGAACCTGCGCCCTGGCACCACTCCAGACATGCTCACTTTGTACTTTGAGAGCACGCGAGGTGGAAATCAGAAGGTGAAGGAGGTCACAATGCTTTCAGAGAGTACAGCCAAGGTGTCCTTTGTCAATTATGAAT CTGTGGACCCTGTCCTGGGTCACCGGCACAAACTGGACGGCGCCGATCTTGTTGTGACGCCGTACCTCGACTGTCTTCAACCCACAGAAAGATTAACGTCACAAGACTCTGGAATTGGCAGCCAAGATAAGACTGAGAGAAACTTAGAGGATATTGAGATGCAGACTAGTCCTCCCGTGGCGGCCCAAGCAAACAGCCAGTCCTCCTCTCCGATGGCCTTGAAGCCTCTTGCTGCAGAGCAAGCAGTGGAAGAAGAGGAAGTCATGGACCAAACGGAGGACGATGATACACTATTAAGCCACATTGCTATCGCTGACCCAATAAAACTTGCTTTGTTTCAACTCAGCCCGTTTTGGAAGGACACTGAAAAGGCTCACCCAAATTTCACCATCCAAATCAAAGACAATGGCGTGCACATCGCAGGGACTGACAGGCAAGAGGTGGAGCAGATAAAGCTCGCCATCTTGGACTGTTTTGGCAAAATGGCTGAGACTCAATTCACCCTGGAGCCAGAAAAGGCTCAGTTCCTTGCAAGAGAAGATGTGAAAGAGCGTTTACTGCAGAGCATGGATCAAAGTGGTTCACCTGCTATGTACACTGTATCAGACTGTAATGTCAAGGTAACCTCCCTCTCCCTGAACTCTATTAACCAGGCAAATAGCTTTTTGAAATCCCAGCTGAGTCACTTCAGCATTCGGGTGGACACGGAATATGAGTGCATGTTATATTGCAGAGAGTGGTCAGAGTTCCTGCAGGCTCTGAGTTTCTGCTCTGTTAAAGTGTCAGAAGAAGGTGGCGAAATTGACGTGTTCACTCTGGAAGGTATGGAGAATGAGAAGCAGGCTGCAATCATGGAGTTTCTTACTACACCCATTGAAAGGGAGACGGTCATCTCTATGGAGCCAGGCATGCTGAAATACATCCAGATTCATTGTCATCAGCTGCTGGCTGACATGGCCCAAGTGTCTATTTTTCCACTAGAAGCAGAGGACGTCTGTGGGTTAAAG ATCCATGGCCCTGCTACTGCTTGTCAAATGGCTGAGGAGGTGTTGCAAGGTGTGGTGTCCTCTATCTGCACCAGAACCATCACAGTGAATGCTCCCGGAGTGACTCGGTTTTTCGATGAGAATGATTGCCAGAGCATCATGGAGGAGATGCAGAGAAAGTTTCAGGTCTATATCGGCACGAATCTTGTGCCTTGGGAATTCCTGCCACAGCAG gacaTTTTTGAAACTGCGTGGGACATGCTGTCCCACAAAAACTTCCAGAAAGCGTGTTTGGATGGTGCTCCACAGGAATTAAAATCCGACTCAATGCAGACTGATCATAATGGAGCTCCTGGCAACG GCCTTTTAGAGGAGGCAAAGAGAATCGTCTCAGCTGTCGATGAAAGACCCGAGGGGGGTGTGTCCAATTCTGACCAACCTGATGACATGGATGGCCTGGACCTGTACACGGCAGAGGAGGCGACCGGCCTAGACCAAGACTCTTGTGTGACATCTGTCAACGCATCTCAGTGCTCAGCTGAAGGGAACGCTGCGAGTGGGTTACTCCAGCAGAGTGATGGAGCTCTGGGCCTTTGTAGCAACCTGGAAGAGGAGGCCCAGCTCTCTCTAGCCATCCAGTACTCTATGGAGTCCAGCCACTGGTCCCTGGAGGATGACGAGGAGCAGCTGCAAAAAGCCCTGGAGCTGTCCAAGAAAATGATCCCACATGAAGCATATTCTAGTTGTACTGACAAGAAGGTGGTCCAGCCGAAGAATAAGGACATCAACGTTTCCTTACAAGACGCCATCAAGGCAGCCAACACATtgcagttgtttgtttttgcaggtTATCCCTGTGACCTGATGCGGGTTGACATAGCCTTCGGAAAGAAGGTCAGCCAGAGACAGATCGAGGAGAAACTAGAGCACAGGACTTTGAAGAACTTGTCTGAGTACCACAGGAAGTGTCTGGAGGTGATCCAGAGGAAGCACGGAGTGGAGATTCAAATTCAGGGCACCATTATCACCGTTTCTGGCTTCAAGGAGTATGTGCCCGAAGGACTGTGTGATGtgaagctgctgctggagaGAATTTCCAACTCTGTCTCAGACCGGGAAATCCTGAGGACTGTCCAGTGGGCGTACCATGATCCAGCCACTTCGGAGAAGATTCCTTATTCGCCTGATGCCACTGTGTTCATCGAGAATGCTTTGAGGTTGAGGCGGAAAAAGGTTGATATCTTGTTAGATAATCAGCCCCACGTCATCAACTTTGAGAAGATGGAAGAACACAACACGGCTTCGGGGAAATCTGTGAAAGTCTTCAGGAATTTGCCCGAGCTGGGGGATTTGATTGAGGATGTACCAG TCGAGGAATACTCTCTGCTGTCGAACCTGCCTGAAGCCACCAGAATCGACGAGGAATCGGATGAATTTCAGGAAGTGGTGAAGAATTTCTACGAGACCATACACGAATACCACAGCAAAATCAGAATCATACAG GTGGAGAAGCTCATGAACCGACTGCTGTACAACCAGTACAAGTTGAAGAAGGCAAGCGTACTACAGCGCGCCACGTATCCGGAAATTGAACGAACTCTCTATCACGGCACGAGTGAGAAGTGTGTGAAAGAGATCTGCGTTCACGGATTCAACAGAAGCTTTTGTGGAAAGAATG